ATTAACATTTTGATTTGTATGAGTATCAAAAGCACTAAATAATACCAAGCTTTTTTATTCATTAAAGTATTTTTAAAGTTTCTTACTTTGATTCTTACCGTTTTCTCTAAGATTAGTGCTAGGAATGACTAGGGAATTTTTCAGCCGGAATAAAAAGGAGTCTCCAAGCGCAATTGAGCTTTTACAGGACAAAATATCAAAATATTTATCCATTTAATCAGATACTTCCATTTCATGAACAATCATAGCGAAGCAGAAACTTCAGGTCATAATCCAGTTCATAGTGACACTAATACTATTCCAGGGTGGAATGAAGAACTTGAGCTTGCTTTTTCTGCCTACAAAGGCTCTTACACTCCCGGAAGAGTCACATCAAGGCACAAAACAGTCTGCGAAGTCCTTGTCCCTGGAGCTGTCGTGCAGGCTGGAATTTCCGGTGCACTTCAGAAAATTGGGAAGCAGCCGGTTGTAGGGGATTTTGTCGTTTTACTTGACCAGCCAGAACTGGGCTCACGCATGATTGTTAATATCCTTCCCAGAAGAACCTATCTCTCAAGAGGGGCAGCAGGAAACGGGGGCGGAGAGCAGGTAATTGCTGCAAACCTTGATACCATTTTTATCGTGACGTCGGTTGGTAAGGATCTCAACCTTAGAAGGCTTGAGAGGTATCTCACCATTGTATATTCTTCTGGGGCAAGACCTGTAATTTTACTTAACAAAATTGACCTTGAAGATAATCCAGCCCGGCTGGTAGAAAAAATCCAGTTTATTGCAGGGAATGTGCCGGTTATTCCATTAAGTGCCCTTTCAAAAACCGGGCTTGATACACTTAGCCCTTACCTCAATCCAGGGGAAACGGTTGCATTAATCGGTTCTTCAGGGGTTGGGAAATCCACACTTATTAACGCTTTTCTTGGTGAAACCGTCCAGAGAACCAGCGGTATCAGGGAAGACGATGAAAAAGGGAGACATACAACAACAGTCCGCCAGATGTTCCCGCTTCCGAACGGAGCAGTCCTTATAGACAATCCCGGAATCAGGGAAATCCAGCTCGGAGACTCTGCAGACGGGCTTGAAAAAGCATTTTCAGAAATAGTTGATGCAGCCCGCAACTGCAAATTTAAAGACTGCACTCACCGTGACGAGCCGGGTTGTACTGTACTGAAGGCGGTTGAAGACGGGCTTATTCCGGAAGAACGGCTTGCCAGTTATCACAGGTTAACTGATGAACTTATATTCCAGACAAAAAAAGCCGAGATAGGGCTTAAGCGGCTTGAAAAGGAAAGATTCAAGAAAATAGCGGTGGATATTAAAAAATATAAGAAATTTACTGGAAAGCCGTAAGATAAGATTTATAAGATATTTCGATTTCAGGCAGGAATTACCAAGAATTATGAATTACCAAGAATTTATCGCCATTCAACCACATTTAAATTTTTTACAGGGTCTTTGTGACATGTGAACTTTATTGACCAGTAACTTTTCTTTCTCTCCAGCGCAATACCTAAAAATAAAAAACACTTTCTTAACTTCACACATTTAATTTCACACTCAGGATAAAGCACAAATCTAGATTAGGAGGGACTTAAACGGTAAGTAAAGTTTATTTTGCAGATCTCAGGGCTAGAAACCCACAGGAAAATACCATCAGTAAGATTCAGAGGCTTTTTGATGAAGCAGGATTCGTTGAGCTCCTGGGGTCAGACGACCTGACTGCAATAAAGGTTCATTTTGGAGAGTACGGGAACGATGGATACATAAATCCGGTCTTTGTACGGCAGGTTGTGGAAAAGATTCGAGCAGCCGGGGCAAAACCGTTTATTACGGACACAAATACACTTTACTCGGGCAGCCGGCATAATGCCGTCGATCATCTGACAACAGCAATAGAACATGGTTTTGATTATTCCGTAGTCCGGGCTCCACTTATTATATCGGACGGCTTGAAGAGCCAGAATGCGGCAGAGGTCGAGATCGGGCTGAAGCACTTCAATTCCGTAAAAATAGGGTCGGATATTGCTGCTGCGGACTCCATGATTGTGATGTCCCATTTTAAGGGGCATATCGTAGCCGGATTTGGAGGGGCTATCAAAAATCTTGCTATGGGCTGTGCTCCCGCAGTCGGCAAGAAAGAACAGCACTTCAGGACAAGCCCGCATGTGGTTGGAGAAAAGTGCGTAGCCTGCGGAAAATGCGTTGAGGTCTGTCCGGTTGGGGCTTCTGCTCTTGTAGGCGAGGTTTCAATGATCGAGCCAAATATCTGCATAAGCTGCGGGCAATGTATGGAAGCCTGTCCGTCAGGGGCAATTGATATCGACTGGGAACACGACATCCCGGAGTTTCTGGAATGCGTTACAGAATATGCATATGGCGCGGTGAAAGGAAAGAAAAACAGAGTCGGCTATATTAATTTCCTGCTTAAAATTACACCTGACTGCGACTGTGTGCCCTGGAGCGATGCGCCTATTGTGCCGGATATAGGAATCCTAGCTTCAACTGATCCTGTTGCCCTTGACCAAGCAAGTTACGACCTTGTAAATAAGCAGAAAGGGCTTATCGGCTCCTCCCTGCACTTTAACCACGAGGCCGGAGCCGATAAATTCAGGGGCGCCTGGCCAATGGTTGACGGAACTCACCAGCTCAGATATGGAGAAGAAATCGGGCTTGGAAGCCGGGAGTATAAACTGGTTGAGATTTGAGTTGATTTAAAGAAATCAACTCTCAACAGTTTTTCCTTTTTACTCATTCCTTTAAAGAAACCCGGGTGTCAACCCAATTTCAAGATCAATTCCCAGATCAAACCA
This region of Methanosarcina flavescens genomic DNA includes:
- a CDS encoding DUF362 domain-containing protein, whose protein sequence is MSKIQRLFDEAGFVELLGSDDLTAIKVHFGEYGNDGYINPVFVRQVVEKIRAAGAKPFITDTNTLYSGSRHNAVDHLTTAIEHGFDYSVVRAPLIISDGLKSQNAAEVEIGLKHFNSVKIGSDIAAADSMIVMSHFKGHIVAGFGGAIKNLAMGCAPAVGKKEQHFRTSPHVVGEKCVACGKCVEVCPVGASALVGEVSMIEPNICISCGQCMEACPSGAIDIDWEHDIPEFLECVTEYAYGAVKGKKNRVGYINFLLKITPDCDCVPWSDAPIVPDIGILASTDPVALDQASYDLVNKQKGLIGSSLHFNHEAGADKFRGAWPMVDGTHQLRYGEEIGLGSREYKLVEI
- the rsgA gene encoding ribosome small subunit-dependent GTPase A; this encodes MNNHSEAETSGHNPVHSDTNTIPGWNEELELAFSAYKGSYTPGRVTSRHKTVCEVLVPGAVVQAGISGALQKIGKQPVVGDFVVLLDQPELGSRMIVNILPRRTYLSRGAAGNGGGEQVIAANLDTIFIVTSVGKDLNLRRLERYLTIVYSSGARPVILLNKIDLEDNPARLVEKIQFIAGNVPVIPLSALSKTGLDTLSPYLNPGETVALIGSSGVGKSTLINAFLGETVQRTSGIREDDEKGRHTTTVRQMFPLPNGAVLIDNPGIREIQLGDSADGLEKAFSEIVDAARNCKFKDCTHRDEPGCTVLKAVEDGLIPEERLASYHRLTDELIFQTKKAEIGLKRLEKERFKKIAVDIKKYKKFTGKP